The following proteins are encoded in a genomic region of Salvelinus namaycush isolate Seneca chromosome 12, SaNama_1.0, whole genome shotgun sequence:
- the LOC120057307 gene encoding dnaJ homolog subfamily C member 18-like isoform X1, with amino-acid sequence MDKAESDRLIEKAKLCLRSGRREKAVQLLYEAQKIFPSTRARVLIDAIVRNGSSAAPEEPHIPPPRGFRSNEEDGDREEARKGANEEKKTYTEDQRQGVLRIKKCKDFYEILGVPKDSSDEDLKKAYRKLALKFHPDKNCAPGATDAFKAIGNAYAVLSNAEQRQKYDQYGEQAPSESTTHPSAQARHGHYRNFNRDFEADISPEELFNIFFGGRFPTGNIHVYTNRGATYSNFYQPRRRRAYERRDEEVEENRSPQNTFTAFLQLLPVLVLILISVVTQLMANNPPYSLFYKPAMGLVVSRETQNMGVPYYVDKGFQKEYSGESLEELEKTIESDYIEHLQSSCWKEKQQKSDLANLAQLYRDDRLKAKAESLKLDNCDKLYRFVGRQRGE; translated from the exons ATGGATAAAGCGGAATCAGATCGGTTGATAGAGAAAGCAAAGCTGTGCTTGCGGTCAGGGCGGAGAGAAAAGGCCGTTCAACTGTTGTATGAAGCCCAGAAAATATTTCCCAGTACTCGGGCCAGAG TGCTGATTGATGCCATAGTGAGGAATGGGAGCTCTGCTGCTCCAGAGGAGCCCCACATACCCCCACCGCGTGGCTTTCGATCCAATGAAGAGGACGGGGATCGAGAGGAAGCGCGCAAAGGGGCCAACGAGGAGAAGAAGACCTACACAGAGGATCAGCGTCAGGGTGTTCTCAG GATAAAGAAATGCAAGGACTTCTATGAGATCCTGGGCGTTCCTAAAGACTCTAGCGATGAAGATCTGAAGAAGGCATACAGGAAGCTGGCACTGAAGTTCCACCCTGACAAGAACTGTGCCCCGGGAGCCACTGATGCATTTAAAG CCATAGGCAATGCGTATGCAGTGCTGAGCAATGCTGAGCAGCGTCAGAAGTATGACCAGTACGGCGAGCAGGCTCCCTCTGAGAGCACCACCCACCCCTCAGCCCAAGCTCGCCACGGACACTACCGCAACTTCAACAGGGACTTTGAGGCCGACATCTCCCCTGAAGAGCTTTTCAATATCTTCTTCGGAGGAAGATTTCCCACAG GCAACATCCATGTGTACACAAACAGAGGCGCCACCTACTCTAACTTCTACCAGCCTCGTCGGCGACGTGCATATGAGAGGCGCGATGAGGAAGTGGAGGAGAACCGCAGTCCG CAGAACACCTTCACGGCCTTCCTGCAGCTTCTTCCTGTACTGGTGCTGATCCTCATATCTGTTGTGACCCAACTGATGGCCAACAACCCTCCCTACAGTCTCTTCTACAAACC GGCCATGGGCCTGGTGGTCTCCCGGGAGACCCAGAATATGGGTGTGCCCTACTACGTGGACAAGGGCTTCCAGAAGGAGTACAGTGGGGAGTCCCTGGAGGAGCTGGAGAAGACCATAGAGAGTGACTACATTGAACACCTGCAAAGCAGCTGCTGGAAGGAGAAACAGCAGA AGTCGGACTTGGCAAACCTTGCCCAACTGTACCGTGATGACAGGCTGAAGGCGAAGGCTGAGTCTCTGAAGCTGGACAACTGTGACAAGCTGTACCGCTTTGTGGGCCGacagagaggagaatga
- the LOC120057307 gene encoding dnaJ homolog subfamily C member 18-like isoform X2: MDKAESDRLIEKAKLCLRSGRREKAVQLLYEAQKIFPSTRARVLIDAIVRNGSSAAPEEPHIPPPRGFRSNEEDGDREEARKGANEEKKTYTEDQRQGVLRIKKCKDFYEILGVPKDSSDEDLKKAYRKLALKFHPDKNCAPGATDAFKAIGNAYAVLSNAEQRQKYDQYGEQAPSESTTHPSAQARHGHYRNFNRDFEADISPEELFNIFFGGRFPTGNIHVYTNRGATYSNFYQPRRRRAYERRDEEVEENRSPNTFTAFLQLLPVLVLILISVVTQLMANNPPYSLFYKPAMGLVVSRETQNMGVPYYVDKGFQKEYSGESLEELEKTIESDYIEHLQSSCWKEKQQKSDLANLAQLYRDDRLKAKAESLKLDNCDKLYRFVGRQRGE; this comes from the exons ATGGATAAAGCGGAATCAGATCGGTTGATAGAGAAAGCAAAGCTGTGCTTGCGGTCAGGGCGGAGAGAAAAGGCCGTTCAACTGTTGTATGAAGCCCAGAAAATATTTCCCAGTACTCGGGCCAGAG TGCTGATTGATGCCATAGTGAGGAATGGGAGCTCTGCTGCTCCAGAGGAGCCCCACATACCCCCACCGCGTGGCTTTCGATCCAATGAAGAGGACGGGGATCGAGAGGAAGCGCGCAAAGGGGCCAACGAGGAGAAGAAGACCTACACAGAGGATCAGCGTCAGGGTGTTCTCAG GATAAAGAAATGCAAGGACTTCTATGAGATCCTGGGCGTTCCTAAAGACTCTAGCGATGAAGATCTGAAGAAGGCATACAGGAAGCTGGCACTGAAGTTCCACCCTGACAAGAACTGTGCCCCGGGAGCCACTGATGCATTTAAAG CCATAGGCAATGCGTATGCAGTGCTGAGCAATGCTGAGCAGCGTCAGAAGTATGACCAGTACGGCGAGCAGGCTCCCTCTGAGAGCACCACCCACCCCTCAGCCCAAGCTCGCCACGGACACTACCGCAACTTCAACAGGGACTTTGAGGCCGACATCTCCCCTGAAGAGCTTTTCAATATCTTCTTCGGAGGAAGATTTCCCACAG GCAACATCCATGTGTACACAAACAGAGGCGCCACCTACTCTAACTTCTACCAGCCTCGTCGGCGACGTGCATATGAGAGGCGCGATGAGGAAGTGGAGGAGAACCGCAGTCCG AACACCTTCACGGCCTTCCTGCAGCTTCTTCCTGTACTGGTGCTGATCCTCATATCTGTTGTGACCCAACTGATGGCCAACAACCCTCCCTACAGTCTCTTCTACAAACC GGCCATGGGCCTGGTGGTCTCCCGGGAGACCCAGAATATGGGTGTGCCCTACTACGTGGACAAGGGCTTCCAGAAGGAGTACAGTGGGGAGTCCCTGGAGGAGCTGGAGAAGACCATAGAGAGTGACTACATTGAACACCTGCAAAGCAGCTGCTGGAAGGAGAAACAGCAGA AGTCGGACTTGGCAAACCTTGCCCAACTGTACCGTGATGACAGGCTGAAGGCGAAGGCTGAGTCTCTGAAGCTGGACAACTGTGACAAGCTGTACCGCTTTGTGGGCCGacagagaggagaatga